One genomic segment of Methanothermococcus okinawensis IH1 includes these proteins:
- the nuoB gene encoding NADH-quinone oxidoreductase subunit NuoB, with protein sequence MSIFNNVITNRLTQGYRTVEFPSDKINLPKAYRGRPVLNQDASDEDVQKVASLCPAGAVNPEDRTLDLGKCLFCGKCQTIKQDFIKFTRDYRMFALKREDLIIKDILKEPKMDNSKIKKIKKLFGKSVYLRYVCAGGCNACDADVNVLNTPVYDLSRFGIKFAASPRHADGLVVTGPITKNMELALMKTYNAIPSPKCVIAVGACAISGGLFRENEEVVGGVDKILPVDLYIPGCPPHPFTNLYAFVKFFK encoded by the coding sequence ATGAGTATATTTAACAATGTAATTACAAATAGATTAACACAGGGATATAGAACTGTCGAATTTCCAAGCGATAAAATAAACCTTCCAAAAGCATACAGAGGAAGACCCGTTTTAAATCAGGATGCATCAGATGAGGATGTGCAAAAGGTAGCTTCACTCTGTCCAGCAGGTGCCGTAAATCCAGAGGATAGAACTCTTGACTTAGGTAAATGCCTATTCTGCGGCAAATGTCAAACTATAAAACAGGATTTTATAAAATTTACAAGAGATTATAGGATGTTTGCCTTAAAAAGAGAGGATTTAATAATAAAGGATATATTAAAAGAACCTAAAATGGACAATTCAAAAATTAAAAAGATAAAAAAATTATTTGGAAAATCCGTATATCTAAGATATGTTTGTGCAGGTGGATGCAATGCCTGCGATGCCGATGTAAATGTGTTAAATACGCCAGTTTATGATTTATCAAGGTTTGGCATTAAATTTGCAGCTTCTCCAAGACATGCCGATGGTCTTGTGGTTACGGGACCTATCACCAAAAATATGGAGCTCGCACTTATGAAAACATATAACGCCATCCCTTCTCCAAAATGTGTAATAGCAGTTGGAGCTTGTGCTATATCAGGTGGATTATTTAGGGAAAATGAGGAAGTAGTTGGAGGCGTTGATAAAATATTACCTGTGGATTTATATATTCCAGGATGCCCACCACACCCATTTACAAATTTATATGCATTTGTGAAATTCTTTAAATAA
- a CDS encoding DUF5655 domain-containing protein: MHNINNKSNYTEEYHLNGKPNNIVELYNELKKQILKIGEIIFIIPRQKYIAYKVSNNFKGTFVNITFQKSGIELNLCFGKDSYGNFKRKYQNNDMIKRWNDKYNYCVMYLKKNNELDKIIPLIKECYEIRKRDLKK; this comes from the coding sequence ATGCATAACATTAATAATAAATCAAATTACACAGAAGAATATCATTTAAATGGAAAACCCAATAATATTGTTGAATTATACAACGAATTAAAAAAACAAATTTTGAAGATAGGGGAGATTATATTTATAATACCACGTCAAAAATATATTGCTTATAAAGTATCAAATAATTTTAAAGGAACTTTTGTAAATATAACTTTCCAGAAATCAGGAATTGAATTAAATTTGTGTTTTGGAAAAGATAGTTATGGCAACTTTAAAAGAAAGTATCAAAATAATGATATGATTAAGCGGTGGAATGATAAGTATAATTACTGCGTTATGTACTTGAAAAAAAATAATGAATTAGATAAAATAATTCCATTAATAAAAGAATGTTATGAAATAAGAAAAAGAGATTTAAAAAAATAG
- a CDS encoding A24 family peptidase C-terminal domain-containing protein codes for MIDFNYLTIAYIINFVLLAIASYTDIKKREIPHIIVILMLLINLPIGYYLFGIESIWAFFATLILCLILGIGMGGGDIKVFTVLAPLFVGGGSIFHIPKSILLLIGISAGLAALYPMTNILKRYWKDIIPSSTGLAVVFGFLIYLLNHYHVPYATLFLWAYIIISIVISRKIPKYKDIIKKSGYLAPIYLIGLYLVDSNYFINNNILLSFFIYLGELTLISIVIYALTGAEISSKKPISELKEGDILRDMVYLKDNNVKVESANILKRFKQMVNAELGKNNEYDKIIMTDGEGLYKEDVGLLQNLHKEGKLPDELNIITTYPFVPFVLVGYVVILIIHYYFNIF; via the coding sequence ATGATTGATTTTAATTATTTAACTATTGCATATATTATTAATTTTGTCCTTTTAGCTATAGCCTCTTATACAGACATTAAAAAAAGAGAGATTCCACATATCATCGTTATTTTAATGTTATTGATAAATTTACCCATTGGATATTATTTATTTGGTATTGAATCTATTTGGGCATTTTTTGCAACCTTAATTTTATGTTTGATACTTGGAATAGGTATGGGTGGTGGAGATATAAAAGTATTTACTGTATTAGCTCCACTGTTTGTAGGTGGTGGAAGTATATTCCATATTCCAAAATCCATATTACTTTTAATAGGAATAAGTGCAGGATTGGCGGCATTATATCCTATGACCAATATATTGAAGAGATATTGGAAGGATATCATTCCCTCATCAACAGGTTTAGCTGTGGTATTTGGTTTTTTGATATATCTATTAAATCATTATCATGTTCCATATGCAACGCTTTTCCTTTGGGCTTATATTATAATTTCAATAGTCATATCTCGAAAAATACCGAAATATAAAGATATTATAAAAAAATCAGGTTATTTAGCACCAATTTATTTAATAGGATTATATTTAGTGGATAGTAATTATTTTATAAACAACAATATTCTCCTTTCATTTTTTATATATTTAGGTGAGCTCACCCTTATATCCATAGTAATTTATGCTTTAACAGGTGCAGAGATATCCTCAAAAAAACCCATATCTGAATTAAAGGAGGGAGATATATTAAGGGATATGGTTTATTTAAAGGATAATAATGTTAAAGTAGAAAGTGCAAACATTTTAAAAAGATTTAAGCAAATGGTGAATGCAGAATTGGGAAAAAATAATGAGTACGATAAAATAATTATGACCGATGGGGAAGGACTATATAAAGAAGATGTAGGGCTCCTGCAAAATTTACATAAAGAAGGAAAACTACCTGATGAATTGAATATAATTACAACATACCCATTTGTTCCATTTGTATTGGTTGGTTATGTGGTGATTTTGATAATTCACTATTATTTTAATATATTTTAG
- a CDS encoding cysteine-rich small domain-containing protein, with protein MIELAKKHLKKVLRVCGANRNCQYYPCHFDGQVCLWCYCPFYPCGDEELGEMIKRKDGTEIWSCMNCIWVHKPEVACEILREILELTKDKEIDEAIGILNNRELMMKIKENVEKKVGKNNNL; from the coding sequence ATGATAGAGCTCGCAAAAAAACATCTAAAAAAAGTCCTTAGAGTTTGTGGTGCCAATAGAAATTGTCAATATTATCCATGTCATTTTGATGGACAGGTATGCTTATGGTGTTATTGCCCATTTTACCCATGTGGAGATGAGGAACTTGGGGAAATGATTAAAAGGAAGGATGGAACAGAGATTTGGAGTTGTATGAATTGTATATGGGTGCATAAACCAGAAGTTGCATGCGAGATATTGAGGGAAATTTTAGAGCTCACAAAAGATAAGGAGATTGATGAGGCAATTGGGATATTAAATAATAGGGAATTGATGATGAAAATTAAAGAAAATGTTGAAAAGAAGGTTGGAAAAAACAACAATTTATAA
- a CDS encoding HDIG domain-containing metalloprotein: MQNNLKNNLKMEKSERKRYTINDLFELAEKIENKDLRDKVINFIKNPLPTHKDIEDTHISLEDSPASIKWHHKYEGGLIEHILAVTKMALKMAEALEDVYGLNINKNLIIAGGLLHDIMKPQNYIENDETKKYDHIPNFHLEHLTLAVAELYKQGFPMELIKIVASHHGEYGAMKPDSIEGWLLHYADNIDASLNDIAIRICQARARDMGIDENEIYKAFTPLKLYEKRTKDGKEKLKDELNEIFGNTDEYDDEE, encoded by the coding sequence ATGCAAAATAACTTAAAAAATAACTTAAAAATGGAGAAATCTGAAAGAAAACGGTATACTATAAATGATTTATTTGAATTGGCAGAAAAAATAGAAAATAAAGATTTAAGGGATAAAGTTATAAACTTTATAAAAAATCCTCTTCCCACTCATAAAGATATTGAAGATACGCATATATCTCTTGAAGACTCTCCAGCTAGTATAAAATGGCATCATAAATATGAGGGAGGGTTAATTGAACACATATTGGCAGTCACGAAAATGGCATTAAAGATGGCTGAAGCTCTTGAAGATGTGTATGGTTTGAATATAAATAAGAATTTAATAATAGCGGGAGGATTACTTCACGATATTATGAAACCACAAAATTATATTGAAAATGATGAAACAAAAAAATATGACCATATACCAAATTTCCATTTGGAGCATCTTACCTTGGCAGTTGCAGAGCTCTATAAACAGGGGTTTCCCATGGAGCTCATAAAAATAGTAGCTTCCCATCATGGAGAATATGGAGCTATGAAACCAGATTCAATAGAGGGATGGTTGTTGCATTATGCAGATAACATAGACGCCTCTTTGAACGATATTGCCATAAGAATCTGTCAGGCAAGGGCTAGAGATATGGGTATTGATGAAAATGAAATATATAAGGCATTTACGCCATTAAAACTATATGAAAAGAGAACAAAAGATGGAAAAGAAAAATTAAAGGATGAATTAAATGAAATCTTTGGAAATACTGATGAATATGACGATGAAGAATAA